A single Candidatus Peregrinibacteria bacterium DNA region contains:
- a CDS encoding L,D-transpeptidase, with protein sequence MKLFTLLGIFAVLIIFSPSPERDFLANIVSDDAQKDQNVDVSIEANTKSSQNDKNTEEDPLHSAPLEFCGTFSGDDAPSEKICRKSLSSITEITSVMKRIEEKGLDKKFCDKMKNSDNLSFCRKKLALQNAFGRDEEIILKKRSSWNLSEEDCNSQKSHKNFELCQEKLTEQKDQCQNQITGETGIYVDLETQVLYGVKNCRVIVYTRILSGANATPTPPGGYKIWLERTNHWMQGRWFVQNALYYDGFRAVHDAEWRVLPKFWEISNRGNGGSHSCVNTPIEQMKIIRANFGLGDSVEILSSLPDDLAAEFREKTQMIELYDPSKFEGQLPAPYRFYF encoded by the coding sequence ATGAAACTTTTTACGCTCCTCGGAATATTTGCAGTACTCATTATCTTTTCTCCCTCTCCAGAGAGAGACTTTTTGGCGAATATCGTGTCCGATGATGCTCAAAAGGATCAAAATGTGGACGTAAGTATTGAGGCAAATACCAAATCTTCGCAGAATGATAAGAACACCGAAGAAGATCCTCTCCATTCGGCGCCACTGGAATTCTGTGGAACTTTCTCAGGAGATGATGCTCCATCAGAAAAAATATGCAGAAAATCCCTTTCAAGCATTACTGAAATCACGAGTGTCATGAAGAGAATTGAGGAGAAGGGACTCGATAAGAAATTTTGTGACAAAATGAAGAATTCCGATAACCTTTCCTTCTGCAGAAAAAAACTTGCACTGCAAAATGCTTTTGGGCGAGATGAGGAAATAATTCTCAAAAAAAGATCGTCTTGGAATCTCAGTGAAGAGGATTGTAATTCTCAAAAATCTCACAAAAACTTTGAACTCTGCCAAGAAAAACTCACAGAGCAAAAGGATCAGTGTCAAAACCAGATTACTGGCGAAACAGGAATTTATGTCGATTTAGAGACACAGGTACTATATGGAGTCAAGAATTGTCGAGTAATTGTCTATACACGAATTCTCTCGGGCGCGAATGCGACACCGACGCCTCCTGGAGGATATAAAATCTGGCTCGAACGCACCAACCATTGGATGCAAGGGCGGTGGTTTGTACAAAACGCTCTCTATTACGATGGATTCAGGGCCGTCCATGATGCAGAATGGAGAGTCCTCCCAAAATTCTGGGAAATTTCAAATCGAGGGAATGGTGGATCACATTCATGCGTTAATACGCCTATAGAGCAAATGAAAATTATTCGCGCTAACTTTGGACTTGGGGATTCTGTGGAAATTCTGAGCAGCCTTCCTGATGATCTTGCTGCCGAGTTCAGAGAAAAAACGCAGATGATAGAGCTCTACGATCCGAGTAAATTTGAAGGACAATTGCCAGCACCATATCGCTTTTATTTCTGA
- a CDS encoding YbaB/EbfC family nucleoid-associated protein: MFQKFKDMYKLQKQAKQIKSELKNIHIEAGSSGIKVVVTAEQEIISIDIPPELFVPEKKLFVEKALKEALQKATKKAQEVGAEKMKGIMGDMGFPGM, from the coding sequence ATGTTTCAAAAGTTCAAGGATATGTACAAACTCCAAAAACAGGCAAAACAAATAAAATCCGAACTCAAAAATATTCATATTGAAGCAGGATCTTCTGGGATCAAAGTTGTGGTGACTGCTGAACAGGAAATTATTTCAATCGATATTCCTCCAGAACTTTTTGTTCCCGAAAAAAAACTATTTGTGGAGAAAGCCCTAAAAGAAGCCCTCCAAAAAGCCACAAAAAAGGCTCAGGAAGTGGGAGCGGAAAAAATGAAAGGAATTATGGGAGATATGGGATTTCCGGGAATGTAA
- the mltG gene encoding endolytic transglycosylase MltG, which produces MLGIIFFGALAFVAIEELRYQKLLEMVPASATDEMRLFKVDQGLTLKQISEKLEKENFIVAAWVFEKYASRNDFSKKLQSGRFYLSSSMSLPEIAKVLLNIQKREEFFTIPEGLTLEEIDERIRAKGYAPAGSFLSCIRKTCDFSDFDFLPKDRNTSEGYFFPETYAVHPGNFSPEDLARKMLSEFQKRMEKIKIPSKRSPKEIIIMASLLERESKDVEEMPIISGILWKRLDEGWVLGVDATIRYALHKKIGALTSEELANSSPFNTRKFLGLPPTAICNPGENSLTAAAVPEASPYYYYLHGSDGKIHYATTNDEHNENKYKYL; this is translated from the coding sequence ATGCTGGGCATAATTTTTTTCGGAGCTCTCGCCTTTGTGGCAATAGAGGAATTGCGATATCAAAAACTTCTGGAGATGGTGCCCGCTTCCGCTACCGATGAAATGCGCCTTTTTAAGGTCGATCAGGGACTTACTCTGAAGCAAATTTCTGAAAAGCTCGAAAAAGAAAACTTTATTGTTGCGGCATGGGTTTTTGAAAAATATGCTTCTCGAAATGATTTTTCAAAAAAACTTCAGTCGGGAAGATTTTATCTCTCGAGCAGTATGTCTCTTCCCGAAATTGCGAAAGTGCTTCTCAATATACAAAAACGAGAAGAATTTTTTACTATCCCTGAAGGACTTACTCTTGAGGAAATTGACGAAAGGATCAGAGCAAAAGGATATGCTCCAGCAGGATCGTTTCTTTCCTGTATTCGAAAAACTTGTGATTTTTCTGATTTCGATTTTCTTCCAAAAGATCGAAACACCTCAGAAGGATATTTCTTCCCAGAAACTTACGCAGTACATCCGGGAAATTTTTCTCCAGAGGATCTCGCGAGAAAAATGCTTTCCGAATTTCAAAAAAGAATGGAGAAAATTAAAATTCCGAGCAAGAGATCTCCAAAAGAAATTATCATTATGGCGTCACTTTTGGAACGTGAGAGCAAGGATGTCGAAGAAATGCCGATTATTTCTGGAATTCTCTGGAAGCGTCTTGATGAGGGATGGGTTCTTGGAGTAGATGCCACGATTCGTTATGCCCTTCATAAAAAAATAGGCGCACTCACTTCGGAAGAATTGGCAAATTCATCTCCATTTAACACCCGCAAATTTCTTGGCCTTCCTCCTACAGCTATTTGTAATCCAGGAGAGAATTCTTTAACGGCTGCAGCAGTTCCTGAAGCATCACCATACTACTATTACCTCCATGGAAGTGATGGGAAAATTCATTACGCCACGACAAACGATGAGCATAATGAGAATAAGTATAAATACCTATAA